aagctcatctttgATACCTTGGgcctccagctccagctcgaACGTCTCAATTTGGGCCTGCAGAGAGTCCCACAACAAGAGCTGGCGATTATAGCCCTGTCTATACCTGCATCTATTTTGAGCCGTGTTTTGGTACCATTCAAACAGAATTCCTGAGACTTCTTGCATGAACTCGTTGAACTTTTGCACCAAAGCCGAGTTTTCAGGGGCATCGAGCAGCTCGTGCGCAAGGTTTGTTCCACAGAGTGAGAAATCCAAAAGAtgttcttttgaaaaatcatTGAATGTGTATTTCCCAAGCACTGTTTGATCATCCCTCATTAAGTACAATGGGAAAAAGGCCCTGGCAACAACATGTCTTTGCCTAgttctgttgaaaaaaaaggcaaATTGTAACGTCTCGGAGGCAGATCTAGCACTCGTAACAGCCAGAACCTTTAGCATATCAACGCACAGTTCCACATATGCCTCGTATTCCTCTCCAGCGGATTCCACGATGTCTCTCGGTGGGAACTGATTTGAAAGCCGTTTTTGGATGCCGGGTGAGAACGCGCCAGTACACACTTCGGGAGCAACCGGTGCGTAAACCTTGAGTTTCTGCGCGCATTGCATTAAATCGAGCAATGGCTGCTTGTTGGGCGCAGCGAGATCTTCAGCCTTGGAAGGCAAATAGTCTTGAAACTCAATTAGGTTTCTGAGGAGTTTCAAAATGAGTACAAGCTGGTCAGCGTGCTTATACTCGGCTTCCAACAACGCGATGCTGCGGTCCATGTGTTCTCTGATAGTAGTGATGGGAACCATGGATAGCATATTTAGACCCATGGTGTTGCAGTTCAAGTCCTCCTCTTCGAAAACGACACCGGCCTTGAAGAGCGTACTTACAAACTTCACAAAGAAGCATGATCCAACTACGCAACTGGTTAGAACCTGATCAAAAAGCGGGTTGCCTGTTTGGAGTAAGCACGAGGATAAATCCGTGCTGGGATCATCAGTATATCGCCTTACTGCGTCTTCCACGTAGCGGCAACTCAGCACAGTCGTTGGTAACGTTTGGAAGCCGGCCAGCCACACCATAATAGATCTACATAGACGATCCGCGACAGCAGTAACAAATTTCAGTTTCTCCTCCTCAGAGCCACCGTAGGGGGTTGAGCAATCGAAacgcttttcttctggcgAAAGTTCCAAAAGACTCGAGTCTAGCTTCAGGTTGTCTATCTCCAGCGAATGTGTTCCTTCAAACAAATCAAATGATGGGTCCTTGATGATACTCTCAGGTTTCATACGACTCGCCAGAGAGGAGAAGGCATCGGTGACATCTACAAGCTTTCTCTCGAGCTTGAGCTGCGCCAATTGAGCTTCGAGGTCTTCCATATTTGCCCTAGGGACGACGCAGGTGTGCCATTCTACATTTCACCGTTTTCATCTAACGCGCGTGTGCTTTGTCACTTTTTCCTGCAGGACTTGCAATAACTGTGTACGTCGGATAAGTCAGCTCTTATCTTGACCTTGTATTTGAATCAGCCACTAGCGTAGCCACAACAATACCGTCAAATGAGGGGCCCCACTGGATGCTGATTTCCTGACGGTAGCTTCGCTTTTAGTTTTTTCGTTGCGTGAAGGATGCGTGATTTGCTTGCAAAATGAACCCCATGGTATATCGAAAACCTTGAGTTGTGAATTGTATTCAAGCGCAATGTTTCTGAAAATCAGACCACAGCTTCAATATCTCCCTCGCTGTCTTACAGTCGATGGCACTTCTGGGTTATTATCACCAGCCGTTTCGTGGAAATGAGAGAAGTCACTATCAACGTTAGTAATTTAGCCGCCAATACTACTGGAGATAAGCTCGGCGGTTAGAGAATAGAGTATGAAAGAGTCGCACTGCGTTCAATTTCCGCAGCTCAAAGAACGGCCTTTCGGTTTACTTCGAAAACCAAGTACCACCGCTCGGCTCATCGGCTGCCCCTTCCCGAGGTCCAGGTTACCGGTTATCCAAAATCCAGGTTTGCACATCTGGAAGTGATTTGGCGCGCGGCAACAAAGATTTGTTGAGCCTTGATGGGGTGCCTGTAATTTGAGATGCACTCACATCCAAGGGAGTTGGAGTGCATTTATCAGCCTCCCGTTGCGCTTCACTATAAGTGTTATCTTAGCTACCGGACGTCGCTCTTCAGCCAGAGGGACGCGGGCACAAATACTGAGTCAATATTCCTTCGTCAATATTGTGAGGAAAGCATGACATATCCGAGAAGGCTTCAAACTCAGGAAGGCAGACCCAGTTTCGGAGCTACTTTTCTCGAGGGACTGTTCGATCACATGCCTTGCGATCTCGGAGCCTGAACCCGTTTTAAACGCGGAAAGTaaaaatgttgttgataCCCCAATCAATCTCACTGATAATGAACCTCGCTTGAAGAGACACACATCACGACGGAGCAGAAACTAGCATGCTGCGACAAGCCTGCCCAaactttctcaaagttGAGGGAACACGGTGCTTTGGTTTAAGGTTCAACTCGAGCCTACGGACACCACTGCAAGAATATGAACGTTTGGTACGAGCCGGTAGACTGAGCGATGACCCGTTGCAAAGAGGCGTAATCAGCTCTCTAGGCGGATTGCACCAGTCGCTAGTAGAGTACAAgcccttcaaaatcaaagatcCCAATCCATTGGCTCAAGTGGGTTGGCGAAACTCGAAATTGGGCCGACTGCTGTTGCGACCAAAATATTCTACTGAGGGCATTCCGAAGGGCATCTACCTCTACGGTGACGTGGGGTGCGGCAAGACTATGCTGATGGATCTGTTTTATTCTACAGTTCCTCCCCATCTGACCAAGAGACGGATGCATTTCCACCAGTTCATGCAGTACGTGCATAGAAGGGCACACGAGCTTCTGAACGAGCTCAACTTGGACGCTTTGGCTGACGCTAAACACAAGGATATAGACACGATCCCGTTTCTCGCCACGGAAATTGCTCGCCAATCCAGAGTCTTGTGTTTTGATGAGTTTCAAGTTACCGATGTTGCCGATGCCATGATTTTACGGCGCTTGCTCACCGCTCTTCTTTCCAGGAAGTACGGTGTGGTGCTTTTTACTACCAGCAACCGGAAGCCGGACGATTTATATCTCAATGGAATCCAGCGCGAGTCTTTCGTTCCATGTATCGAGCTACTGAAAGAGAGAACCGAAGTTGTGAACTTGAACTCGCAAACAGATTACCGCAAAGTTAGCAGACCGCATTCTGCAGTCTATTACGCCCCCAAGAACGGTATAGCGTACATGTCGCAGGAgtgtcaacaagctcgccAACAGCATGTCGAACAATGGTACAAATTCTTTTCTCAGATGGGGCCGCATGGCCAAGCCACTTCGACCGCAGACACAACTGCTCATGAGACGCTCACAGACTTCAAACTGAGAGTCTGGGGCCGGGAGCTAAACGTGCCCAAGTGTACGCCAGAACGAGTGGCTCAATTCACATTCAAACAACTTTGCGGGGAACCATTA
The Lachancea thermotolerans CBS 6340 chromosome G complete sequence genome window above contains:
- the MAK10 gene encoding Mak10p (similar to uniprot|Q02197 Saccharomyces cerevisiae YEL053C MAK10 Non-catalytic subunit of N- terminal acetyltransferase of the NatC type required for replication of dsRNA virus expression is glucose- repressible), with the protein product MKPESIIKDPSFDLFEGTHSLEIDNLKLDSSLLELSPEEKRFDCSTPYGGSEEEKLKFVTAVADRLCRSIMVWLAGFQTLPTTVLSCRYVEDAVRRYTDDPSTDLSSCLLQTGNPLFDQVLTSCVVGSCFFVKFVSTLFKAGVVFEEEDLNCNTMGLNMLSMVPITTIREHMDRSIALLEAEYKHADQLVLILKLLRNLIEFQDYLPSKAEDLAAPNKQPLLDLMQCAQKLKVYAPVAPEVCTGAFSPGIQKRLSNQFPPRDIVESAGEEYEAYVELCVDMLKVLAVTSARSASETLQFAFFFNRTRQRHVVARAFFPLYLMRDDQTVLGKYTFNDFSKEHLLDFSLCGTNLAHELLDAPENSALVQKFNEFMQEVSGILFEWYQNTAQNRCRYRQGYNRQLLLWDSLQAQIETFELELEAQGIKDELQDSSSFMPLTTWVFYMKLRAMLDFVLKGFELDVYKPWEFFSMFWYAYYLAQHLENCLQRTLGFIEKLITSIHNMNKKLKKLKAGEKKEKLRAKYRWSMENDIPQLNANLKFVTYSLMECTAVKVLSLSQVFHFAVLQSSGLIDSKPPGGNKFTSPEFIHKLRFKTFASIGVPELPSYQVFENSLKDFTIAEPMFTAKLARSLAFTKSELEGAKAAIDTIVHAIHVGDGEPNLSVNTGTRLVKEQADAHYSALLRTFEALVANGQSLQAKLGSVKDGSPAARYHVNVSRPDGASSYFPVLALSENQ
- the AFG1 gene encoding Afg1p (similar to uniprot|P32317 YEL052W Saccharomyces cerevisiae AFG1 Putative ATPase of the CDC48/PAS1/SEC18 (AAA) family localized to mitochondria) translates to MLRQACPNFLKVEGTRCFGLRFNSSLRTPLQEYERLVRAGRLSDDPLQRGVISSLGGLHQSLVEYKPFKIKDPNPLAQVGWRNSKLGRLLLRPKYSTEGIPKGIYLYGDVGCGKTMLMDLFYSTVPPHLTKRRMHFHQFMQYVHRRAHELLNELNLDALADAKHKDIDTIPFLATEIARQSRVLCFDEFQVTDVADAMILRRLLTALLSRKYGVVLFTTSNRKPDDLYLNGIQRESFVPCIELLKERTEVVNLNSQTDYRKVSRPHSAVYYAPKNGIAYMSQECQQARQQHVEQWYKFFSQMGPHGQATSTADTTAHETLTDFKLRVWGRELNVPKCTPERVAQFTFKQLCGEPLAAGDYLALASYFKCFVITDIPYLSIHVRDEVRRFITFLDAVYDNGGKLATTAAAEFQTLFVEPETILNNYQLKASQSKLESDKASANFFKVDEERFAFARALSRLSQMSTSDWVEK